DNA from Nocardioides seonyuensis:
GACTGCGGCCTGTTCCTCCGGGGTCGTCTCCTCGTCGAGGAGGGTGGTGAGGTCGAGGCGGGCCTGGGCGTCGGCGATGACACCGAGGGCCTTGGCCTTGCGGACCTCGAAGGTGTCGCCGTCACCCAGGGCGCCGAGTGCTTCTGCTTCGGCGCGCACGACGTCGTGGAACCGGGTCAGGTCGAGGGTGTCGCCGACGGCGTGGATCTCTGAGGTCGCGCCGCCCTCGCGGGGGTCGCGGTGCTTGAGCTGCACGTCCCACTCGCTGCGGCTGCGCTTGTCCTTCTCGGCCAGGGGCTCGCCGTCGACACGGGCGGCGGCCTCGGCGATCAACCGGTCCAACGCCCCGAGGCTGAGGGACCCGACCCTGCCGGCGGTGTGCCGGTCCACCCACAGGGCAGCGTCCAGGGACAGGTCGCGGGTGCGGGCTGCGACCCGCCGCGCCTTCCACGCAGGCACGAATCCGGCCTGGGTCTGGTGCCACAGCACCGGGAGTCGGTGGTGCAGGTCCAGCGAATCCGCGAGCAGCGCCGTCGCAGACGAAGGGGCGATCCCACAAGCGACGGCGAGCGGCTCGGCGGTGAACGCCGCCACCGCCGGCGTCCCTTCACCGCCCAACGTCTCCGGGGCTTCTAGGACCGAAGGCAACACGGGTCCGTGAGCGGTCTCGGCCGCGTCCACGACCGGGTGCGCGATCGCCCACTCGTAGGCGATACGCAACTGGTGCACCGCCGCCTCGCGCAGCACCGCCTCGCACTCCGCCGCCTGCTCCAACAGACCGGTCACGCTCGCACCCGCGAGGTCGACGACCTCGAGATCGGAGTCTTGTGCGGTGCTGGTCATGGGAATACTCAACCAGTCACCACCGACAGTCCAAGGCCCCAGAACTCCCATTCCACAGGGGTTTCGAGACAGGACCCTTCGAGACGGCCGCGGGCGGCCTCCTCAGGACGGCGCTCCGTCCTTCCTCAACCACCGGAGGGTGGGGGCTTGCGCGCTTCGTCAGCCGGCGTCGCGAGATGTGCGCGGGCCGAGGAGATAGCTCACGGCCAATCCGGTGACTGCGCCGAGGGGCCAGGCGAGCAGGGCGGGAGATCGCAGGGGGTTGCGCGTGTCGTCGGCGGTTGCCACCACGAGGTCTGACGGGATGGTGGTGAAGTCGGCCTCTCCCGCTGCCAGCACGCGGGGGTCCGGCGGGCCGAGCAGGTGGCCGATGGAGTACATGACCCAGGCAGCGAGCGCAGACCCCACGACGACGCCCACGAGCGTCGCGACCTCATGACGCGGGACGGCCGAGACCACGACACCCAGCACCAGGCCGACGGGGAACGCCAGGGCGACATAGAGCGCAGTGCCCGAGAGGGCGACGTCGGGACCGGCAGGGTCGAGGAGCCACATCCCCTGGTAGGCGACACCCGAGGGCGGCTCCCACCACGCGTTCCAGATGACGCCTGCCAACGCTCCGCACGCCACGAACCCGACCACCACGAGGCAGGCCCGACCCCAGGGTCCGGTCAGCCAGTCAGGCATCCAGGCCCCAGGAGCTGCTTGAGGTCGGCGAACAGGGCCGGACTGGGCGTCACGCGCAGCCGGTCGTCGAGCTTGAGGACCTTGGTGGATGCCCGGGTGAGGAGGCGCAGCTGCACCTCGGTCATGCCGGGGTGGGTGCCGAGGACGTCCTTCAGCTGCTCGACCACCGGAGCAGTGCAGCGGGTCGAGGGGAGGCTGATCACCACCGGACCGGTGGGCCCGGTCGAGATGTCAGGTGAGGTGACCTCCTGTGCCCTGATCTCGGGTTGGTCCTTGTCACGCGAGAGCTGGCCCTTGACCCGGACGATCGCGTCCTCGACGAGCAGCGTCGACGCGAGCTGGTAGGAGCTGGGGAACAGCAGCACCTCGATGGCGCCGTCGAGGTCCTCCAGCGTGATCGTCGCCCAAGCGTCACCGCGCTTGGTGATCTTGCGTTGGACGGAGGTGATAAGACCGCTCACCGTGATCGTCGAGCCGTGGGCACGCTCCTCGTCGAGCATCAGCGCGCCGATGCTGGTGTCGGTGCCCTGCGACAGGACGTGCTCGAGACCGAGGAGGGGGTGGTCGGAGACGTAGAGCCCGAGCATCTCGCGCTCGTGGCCGAGCAACGTCATCTTGTCCCACTCGTCGATCTCGGGGATCGCCACCGAGACACCGAAGCCGGAGTCGTCGTCCTCCATCCCCCCGAAGAGCGAGTCCTGGCCGATCGCCTCGTTCTTCTTGATGTCGACGTACTGGTCGACGGCGGACTCGTGGATCGTCACCAGGGCGCGACGCCTGTGCTTCATCTCGTCGAACGCGCCGGCCTTGACCAGGGACTCGATCACACGCTTGTTGCAGACCAGCGCCGGGACCTTCTCCATGAAGTCGTTGAAGTCGGCGTATCGCCCCTTCTCCTCCCGCGCCGAGACGATCCCCTCCACGACGTTGCCGCCGACGTTGCGGACCGCCGTCAGCCCGAACCGGATGTCGCGGCCGACCGGGGTGAAGTTGGCGTGGGACTCGTTCACGTCGGGCGGCAGGACCTGGATCTTCATCCGGCGACACTCGTTGAGGTAGATCGCCATCTTGTCCTTGTCGTCCTTCACCGACGTCAGGAGCGCGGCCATGTATTCAGCCGGGTAGTTGGCCTTGAGGTAGGCGGTGTAGTAGCTGACCACCCCGTAGGCCGCGGAGTGGGCCTTGTTGAAGGCGTAGTCGGAGAAGGGCAGCAGGATGTCCCAGAGCGTCTTGATGGCAGCCGGTGAGTAGCCGCGCTCCTGCATGCCGCCGGAGAAGGTCTCGAACTGCTTGTCCAGCTCCTCCTTCTTCTTCTTGCCCATGGCGCGTCGCAGCAGGTCGGCCTGGCCGAGCGTGTAGCCCGCCAGCTTCTGCGCGATCGCCATGACCTGCTCCTGGTAGACGATCAGGCCGTAGGTCTCGCCGAGGATGTCCTTGAGGGCCTCAGCGAGCTCGGGGTGGATCGGCTCCACCGGCTCGCGACCGGTCTTGCGGCGGGCGTACTTGTTGTGGGAGTCGGCCCCCATCGGGCCAGGTCGGTAGAGGGCACCGACGGCCGAGATGTCCTCGAAGGTGTCGGGCCGCATCGACCGCAGCAGGGCACGCATCGGACCACCGTCGAGCTGGAAGACACCCAGCGTGTCGCCGCGCTGGAGCAGCTCGTAGGTCTTGGGGTCGGTGAGCTCGAGCTCCTCGAGGACGAGGTCCTCACCGCAGTTGGTCTTGATGTTCTTGACCGCGTCGTCGAGGACGGTGAGGTTGCGCAGCCCCAGGAAGTCCATCTTGATCAGGCCCAGGGACTCGCACGTGGGGTAGTCGAACTGGGTGATCATCGCCCCGTCGGCCGGGCGCTTCAGCAGGGGGATCACGTCGATCAGCGGCTCGCTGGACATGATCACGCCCGCCGCGTGGACCCCCCACTGGCGCTTGAGGCCCTCGATGCCCATCGCGGTGTCGACGACCCGGCGCACGTCGGCGTCACCGTCGTAGAGGGCTCGGAACTCGCCACCCTCGCCGTAGCGCTTGTGCTCGGGGTTGAAGATCTCCTTGAGCGGGACGTCCTTGCCCATGACCGCGGCCGGCATCGCCTTGGTGATCCGGTCGCCCATGGCGAAGGGGTAGGCGAGGATGCGGCTGGAGTCCTTGACGGCCTGCTTGGCCTTGATCGTGCCGTAGGTGACGATGTAGGACACCCGGTCGTCGCCGTACTTCTCGGTGACGTACTTGATGACCTCGCCACGACGGCGCTCGTCGAAGTCGATGTCGAAGTCGGGCATCGAGACCCGGTCGGGGTTGAGGAAGCGCTCGAAGATCAGCCCGTGCTCGAGCGGGTCGAGGTCGGTGATGCGCAGCGCGTAGGCGACCATCGAGCCCGCCCCGGAGCCACGACCCGGACCCACCCGGATGCCGTTGTCCTTGGCCCAGTTGATGAAGTCGGCGACGACGAGGAAGTAACCCGGGAAGCCCATCTGGGTGATGACGCCGAGCTCGAACTCGGCCTGCTTGCGGACGTGATCTGGGACGCCGCCGGGATAGCGGACGAGCAGCCCTCGCTCGACCTCCTTGACCAGCCAGGAGTCCTCGTTCTCTCCCTCGGGACAGGGGAAGCGCGGCATGTAGGTGCCGTTGCCCTCGGTGAAGGCGACGTCGCAGCGCTCGGCGATGAGCAGGGTGTTGTCGCACGCCTCGGGGAGGTCGCGCCAGAGCTCGCGCATCTCGGCCGCGGTCTTGATGTAGTAGCTGGTGCCGTTGAAGGCGAAGCGCTGGCCGGGGCCGTCGCCGGCCGGGATGTCCATCGTGGAGCCGGAGTTGATGCAGAGCAGGTGCTCCTGGCTCGGAGCATCGGCCTCGTGGACGTAGTGGGAGTCGTTGGTCGCGAGCAGCGGGATCTGCAGGTCACGGGCGAGCCGCAGGAGCCCCTCGCGGACCCGGCGCTCGATGTCGAGACCGTGGTCCATCAGCTCGAGGAAGTAGTTGTCGCGGCCCAGGATGTCCTGATAGTCGGCCGCGGTCTGGCGCGCAGCGGCGTAGTTGTCGTGGCGCAGGTGGACCTGCACCTCGCCGCTCGGGCAACCGGTCGTGCCGATGATGCCGCGAGAGTGCTGCGCGAGGAGCTCACGATCGGCTCGCGGGTGCTGGAAGAACCCGTCACGCCAGGCCCCGGTCGAGAGCCGGAAGAGGTTGTGCATGCCCTCGGTGGACTCGGAGAGCAGCGTCATGTGGGTGTAGGCGCCGCGGCTAGAGACGTCGTCGGGACCGCCCTTGTAGAAGTTGACGCGCTTGCGCTCGAAGCGGCTGATGTTGGGGGTGAAGTAGGCCTCCATGCCGATGATGGGCTTCACCCCGGCGGCCTTGCACTGCCTGTAGAACTCATAGGCCCCGAACACGTTGCCGTGGTCGGTCATGGCGATGGCCGGCATGCCCAGGCTCGCCGCGCGCTCGGCCAGGTCCTTCAACCGGGCGGCGCCGTCGAGCATGGAGTACTCGGTGTGGACGTGCAGGTGGGCGAAGGAGTCGCTGGAGCCGGCCGACATGAGCGGGTCTTCCACACCTTCCGGGTCGCGAGCGGGTCGGGAAAAGAGGTCGTGCAGGTGGAGCAGGGACCGCTGGCGCAGGTCTCAGGGGGAAGAGCGCCAGCCTACGTCAGTCTGCCGCAGCCCACCGACAGGACACACGCGCCGTCGGCGACCCGGACGTCGGTGTCAGAGCCATTCGAGCGCGTGGCCGTGGCCGTGCGAGAGGGCGACCGGCACGCCGTCGAGGGCGGTCACGAAACGGCCCGCGGGGACGTCGTACGCGCCGGTCACCTCGGGCAGCACCTTCGGCGCCTCGTTGCTCACCCAGCGACAGGCTCCGTCGCCGACAAGCCCTGTCATCAGCTCGTGGAAGCGCGCACGATCCGCGGGGTCGAGGTAGGCGATCACCGCGCTGTGGAACACGACCGGTGTCCCGTGCTCCGCGGCTTGGTCGAGCAGGCCGGGCAGCGCGTCGAACAGGTCCCCCGCGACGATCGCGGTGGGCTCCTGCAGTGCCACCTGCACGGCAGCACGCAAGCGCTCGCGACGCGCGTCCTGCTCGGGCCACACCAAGGTGGTGAGCCACGCCATGGCATCGGCGTCCTGCACGTCCAGAGGGTTGAGGTCGACCCCTCCACGCCAGGCCACCTCAGGGTGGCGTGTCGGGACCGGGAGCTCGCCCGACGGGCTCGCTGCCAGGGTCGGTCCGCCGCTCCCCGTGAGACCACCGAGCGGCGCCCAGTCGTAGTCGTAGCGGTCCGGGTAGAGGCACAGCCCGGCACTCGCGCCCACCTCGATGAGGCTCAGCGGCCCCTCGACCAGGGAGAGCACGGGCACGAGCGTCGCCAGCCGACCCACCTCGTTGGTCTGGGTGGCCCGCTCGCGGATGGTCGCCTTGACCTCGTGCTCTCGCTCGAGCAGCACCTTCCGCAACCCGGCGTAGTCCCCCGGCGCGGCGGCGCCGTGCCAGCGCGCGGCGGCGAAGACGAGGTTGGGCTGCTGCTTGCCCCGTGGCAGGTCCGAGAGCCAGGCGTGGACCTCGGGATCCTCCGCCACACCCAGCGCCCACTCCACGAAGGTGTCGCTGTCCCCCTCTGCGTAGGCTGCGAAGTCGCGGTAGCGCTCGGCGACGTCCCCGTCCATCTCCATGGCGCCATCTTCGACCATGGAGTCGCGGGCCCGACCTAGGGGCCTCCGGCTCCACCGTCGCTGGTCCGGGCAGCATCGAGCGACTCGGTGATGATCGCCCCGACGATGCGAGCGACCCGCTCCTCCCCCAGCTCCGGCACGAGCGCGGCGACGCGGCGTACGACGTCGGCTTCCCTGTGGGCGTCGCGGTCGGGGTTGGCGTGTGCGGACGCATGCTTGTGCCGCTGTACGGCACGCGTCAGCGCCGTGCGGCGAGCGAGCAGGTCACCCAACAGCTCGTCGACCTCGTCGATCATGGAGCGGTAGAACGCGAGCGGGTCGGAGCCGGGCCAGACCATCTTCACGTCGGGCTCACGCTCCTCGTTGGCAGACCCGTCGGTGCGCTCGAGCTCGACCAAGCCGTGCGCTCGATAGAACTCGCGCGCGGGTGCGTTCATCTCGAAGACCCACAGCCCGAAGCCGTCCGGCCGCTCGCGCTTGACCTGGTCCAGCAGCGCGGACCCCGCTCCGGACCCCTGGGCGGAGGGGAGGACGTAGAGGCCGTCCAACCACGTCGGCGTCACCTGGGCGAACCCGATGGGCGCACCGTCCTCCAGAGCCAGCCACACCGTGCACCGGGTCAGGTCCCAGGTGTTGACCCAGGCCCTGACCTCGTCAGGAGGATGGACCGTCGGGGGCATCGGCGCCGCGTCGCGCGCCGCGAGGTAGATCTCTGCGACGGACGGCAGGTCGGCAGAGGTCGCGGGGCGAAGTGCCTGCTGGCCGGGCACGGCGTCAGTGAGCCTCTCGGATGGTCTCGAGGGCAGCCGCGAGGTCGTCGGGGTAGGTCGACTCGTACTCGACGTAGTCGCCCGACTCGGGGTGCTCGAAGCCGAGCTTGACGGCATGGAGCCACTGGCGCTCCAGGCCCACCCTGCGGGCGAGGCTCGGGTCGGCGCCGTAGGTGATGTCGCCGACACACGGGTGCTTGAGGGCACTCATGTGCACGCGGATCTGATGGGTGCGGCCGGTCTCGAGATGGATCTCCAGCAACGAGGCGAAGCGGTGGGCCTCGAGCGTCTCGTAGTGCGTGATCGAGTGACGGCCGTCGGCCATCACCGCGAACTTGTAGTCGAACTTGGGGTGCCGTCCGATGGGTGCGTCCACGGTGCCCTGCAACGGGTCGGGGTGACCCTGGACGAGTGCGTGGTAGGTCTTGTCGACCGTGCGGTGGCGGAAGGCGTTCTTGAGCACCGAGTAGGCGCGCTCGGACTTGGTGATCACCATGACGCCGGAGGTTCCGACGTCCAGGCGCTGCACGATCCCCTGCCGCTCGCTCGCACCGCTGGTGGAGATGCGGAACCCGGCCCCGGCCAGGTGGCCCACCACGGTCGGCCCGGACCAGCCGGGTGACGGGTGGACGGCCACGCCGACGGGCTTGTCGATCACGACGATCGCGTCGTCGTCGTGGATGATCTTGATGCCCTCGACGACCTCGGGCACCACCTCGAGGGGATCGCCCTCGTCAGGGATCGTCACCTCGAGCATCTCTCCGGCACCGACGCGGTCGCTCTTGCCGACGCCGCGGCCGCCGACCTGGACGTGTCCGGCCGCGATCAGGTCAGCGGCCTTGGTCCGGGAGAAGCCGAACATGCGCGCCATCGCGGCGTCCACCCGCTCGCCCGCGAGCCCCTCCGGGACGAGGACGGTGCGATGCTCGGCGCTCACTCCTCCGCCACCCGCTCACCGGAGAGGGTGACGCCACGCACCGTCTGAAGGATGATGAGCCCTGCCGCGACGTTGATGCAGATGTCTGCGATGTTGAAGACCGGCCAGTTGGGCAGCATCAAGAAGTCCACCACGTGGCCGCGGAAGGGCTCGGGGGGGCGGACGATCCGGTCGGTGAGGTTGCCGGCGACGCCGCCGAGCAGCAGGCCCAGGGCCCACGCCCACGCGGTGCTCCGCACCCGACGGCTCAACCACAGCACCACCGCCACCGCGATGATGGCCAGGCAGGTGAACACGATGGTGAACTCGGTGCCGGTGCTGAAGGCTGCGCCGGGGTTGAAGGTGAGGTGCAGGACCAGCAGCTCACCCACGACGTTGATGTCGTTCTCGGCGAGGGCGCTGAGGGCCCACTGCTTCGACCCCAGGTCGAGCAGGTAGGCGCCGGCTGCCACGACCCCGAAGAGCGCCAGCCGGCGACGAGGTGGGACGGGGTGGACCGGGTCGCTGGTCAGCGACGCTCCTCGCGCTGCTTGCATGTCATGCACAGTGTGGCACGGGGGTACGCCATGAGTCGCATCTTGCCGATCGGCTCCCCACATGACTCGCAGACACCGAACGTGCCGTCCTCGATGCGCTCGAGCGCATGATGGGTCTGGGCGAGCATCTCGCGCTCGTTGGCCACCACCGTGAGCTCGTGGTCCCTCTCGAAGCTCGTCGCACCCATGTCGGCCTGGTCTGCTCCGGCGCCATCCCCGGCGTCACGCATCAGACCGGCGAGCTCCTTCTCCGCCTCTTCGACCAGCTCGGTGAGACGCGCCTCGTGGTCGTTGAGGTCGCGGACGACCTCGTTGAGCTCGGCCTTCGTCCACGGCGACTCGCCGGGGAGCACGACGAGGGAGGACGGCGTGGCGCGCTTGCCCTTCTTCGCGGGTGCGGTCTTCTTGGTCACTGCGGTGTCGACGGCAGTGACTGCCTTCGTCGCAGGCGCTGCCTTGGGCACGGACGTGGCCTTCCTGG
Protein-coding regions in this window:
- a CDS encoding HNH endonuclease signature motif containing protein, with product MTSTAQDSDLEVVDLAGASVTGLLEQAAECEAVLREAAVHQLRIAYEWAIAHPVVDAAETAHGPVLPSVLEAPETLGGEGTPAVAAFTAEPLAVACGIAPSSATALLADSLDLHHRLPVLWHQTQAGFVPAWKARRVAARTRDLSLDAALWVDRHTAGRVGSLSLGALDRLIAEAAARVDGEPLAEKDKRSRSEWDVQLKHRDPREGGATSEIHAVGDTLDLTRFHDVVRAEAEALGALGDGDTFEVRKAKALGVIADAQARLDLTTLLDEETTPEEQAAVRRRLIERRDARVRLYLHASLADVAAGVPGAVGTVEGLGPVTLDQIKEWMGRARVTIQPVLHVASEDTWSVDRHDPPRRMAEQVVLRDSTCVFPWCSHPSRHADLDHIEPYEDPDEGGPPREDGSGQTRPDNLAPLCRRHHRAKTTGSWTYQRTTPGTYLWTGPAGVTALVTPTGTITLPTC
- the dnaE gene encoding DNA polymerase III subunit alpha, whose protein sequence is MSAGSSDSFAHLHVHTEYSMLDGAARLKDLAERAASLGMPAIAMTDHGNVFGAYEFYRQCKAAGVKPIIGMEAYFTPNISRFERKRVNFYKGGPDDVSSRGAYTHMTLLSESTEGMHNLFRLSTGAWRDGFFQHPRADRELLAQHSRGIIGTTGCPSGEVQVHLRHDNYAAARQTAADYQDILGRDNYFLELMDHGLDIERRVREGLLRLARDLQIPLLATNDSHYVHEADAPSQEHLLCINSGSTMDIPAGDGPGQRFAFNGTSYYIKTAAEMRELWRDLPEACDNTLLIAERCDVAFTEGNGTYMPRFPCPEGENEDSWLVKEVERGLLVRYPGGVPDHVRKQAEFELGVITQMGFPGYFLVVADFINWAKDNGIRVGPGRGSGAGSMVAYALRITDLDPLEHGLIFERFLNPDRVSMPDFDIDFDERRRGEVIKYVTEKYGDDRVSYIVTYGTIKAKQAVKDSSRILAYPFAMGDRITKAMPAAVMGKDVPLKEIFNPEHKRYGEGGEFRALYDGDADVRRVVDTAMGIEGLKRQWGVHAAGVIMSSEPLIDVIPLLKRPADGAMITQFDYPTCESLGLIKMDFLGLRNLTVLDDAVKNIKTNCGEDLVLEELELTDPKTYELLQRGDTLGVFQLDGGPMRALLRSMRPDTFEDISAVGALYRPGPMGADSHNKYARRKTGREPVEPIHPELAEALKDILGETYGLIVYQEQVMAIAQKLAGYTLGQADLLRRAMGKKKKEELDKQFETFSGGMQERGYSPAAIKTLWDILLPFSDYAFNKAHSAAYGVVSYYTAYLKANYPAEYMAALLTSVKDDKDKMAIYLNECRRMKIQVLPPDVNESHANFTPVGRDIRFGLTAVRNVGGNVVEGIVSAREEKGRYADFNDFMEKVPALVCNKRVIESLVKAGAFDEMKHRRRALVTIHESAVDQYVDIKKNEAIGQDSLFGGMEDDDSGFGVSVAIPEIDEWDKMTLLGHEREMLGLYVSDHPLLGLEHVLSQGTDTSIGALMLDEERAHGSTITVSGLITSVQRKITKRGDAWATITLEDLDGAIEVLLFPSSYQLASTLLVEDAIVRVKGQLSRDKDQPEIRAQEVTSPDISTGPTGPVVISLPSTRCTAPVVEQLKDVLGTHPGMTEVQLRLLTRASTKVLKLDDRLRVTPSPALFADLKQLLGPGCLTG
- a CDS encoding DUF2332 domain-containing protein; its protein translation is MEMDGDVAERYRDFAAYAEGDSDTFVEWALGVAEDPEVHAWLSDLPRGKQQPNLVFAAARWHGAAAPGDYAGLRKVLLEREHEVKATIRERATQTNEVGRLATLVPVLSLVEGPLSLIEVGASAGLCLYPDRYDYDWAPLGGLTGSGGPTLAASPSGELPVPTRHPEVAWRGGVDLNPLDVQDADAMAWLTTLVWPEQDARRERLRAAVQVALQEPTAIVAGDLFDALPGLLDQAAEHGTPVVFHSAVIAYLDPADRARFHELMTGLVGDGACRWVSNEAPKVLPEVTGAYDVPAGRFVTALDGVPVALSHGHGHALEWL
- a CDS encoding GNAT family N-acetyltransferase, whose protein sequence is MPGQQALRPATSADLPSVAEIYLAARDAAPMPPTVHPPDEVRAWVNTWDLTRCTVWLALEDGAPIGFAQVTPTWLDGLYVLPSAQGSGAGSALLDQVKRERPDGFGLWVFEMNAPAREFYRAHGLVELERTDGSANEEREPDVKMVWPGSDPLAFYRSMIDEVDELLGDLLARRTALTRAVQRHKHASAHANPDRDAHREADVVRRVAALVPELGEERVARIVGAIITESLDAARTSDGGAGGP
- a CDS encoding RluA family pseudouridine synthase, with product MSAEHRTVLVPEGLAGERVDAAMARMFGFSRTKAADLIAAGHVQVGGRGVGKSDRVGAGEMLEVTIPDEGDPLEVVPEVVEGIKIIHDDDAIVVIDKPVGVAVHPSPGWSGPTVVGHLAGAGFRISTSGASERQGIVQRLDVGTSGVMVITKSERAYSVLKNAFRHRTVDKTYHALVQGHPDPLQGTVDAPIGRHPKFDYKFAVMADGRHSITHYETLEAHRFASLLEIHLETGRTHQIRVHMSALKHPCVGDITYGADPSLARRVGLERQWLHAVKLGFEHPESGDYVEYESTYPDDLAAALETIREAH
- a CDS encoding signal peptidase II; its protein translation is MQAARGASLTSDPVHPVPPRRRLALFGVVAAGAYLLDLGSKQWALSALAENDINVVGELLVLHLTFNPGAAFSTGTEFTIVFTCLAIIAVAVVLWLSRRVRSTAWAWALGLLLGGVAGNLTDRIVRPPEPFRGHVVDFLMLPNWPVFNIADICINVAAGLIILQTVRGVTLSGERVAEE
- a CDS encoding TraR/DksA family transcriptional regulator, whose product is MARKSLAGTAAAAAKKVIGRRSGAAAKKSVPASTDTPAAKKAAAPAKKAAPAKKTAPAKKATPAKKATPAKKTAPAKKAAPAKKATPAKKATPAKKTAPAKKAAPAKKTTPTKKAAPAKKTTPAKKAAPAKNAAPAKKAAPAKVSAPTKKAPAPKKSAPTKKAAPARPAARKATSVPKAAPATKAVTAVDTAVTKKTAPAKKGKRATPSSLVVLPGESPWTKAELNEVVRDLNDHEARLTELVEEAEKELAGLMRDAGDGAGADQADMGATSFERDHELTVVANEREMLAQTHHALERIEDGTFGVCESCGEPIGKMRLMAYPRATLCMTCKQREERR